One genomic window of Podarcis muralis chromosome 9, rPodMur119.hap1.1, whole genome shotgun sequence includes the following:
- the CXXC4 gene encoding CXXC-type zinc finger protein 4 isoform X2, with product MTCCDGSRGGRRRRGRCKRRGCLRRLRRVPRCPPKRIRGQRFPPFPPPDPPGYPAPGPAPPTAPVALLPALPFPPLALPGPPFLSSPPPPSSTSSSSSFPPTLLPQAHPHPHPHPHPHHPLGTMNTNVCVETGPTAEAPGLPKENHLPDGALNSLVDYNSEMERYRSFATFYKTNGGAFPQAAKIARITTPIFPSAAAAAAARIGMSPWNCDTATAAAATAMLWGSGAGGGGAGVGGPANPAAAVAGGVAARKAAAAAAASSAAAAAAAAAAVVSSSVSSVSSSSLHAAGRSGGGGGGAGASGLHHRGDSQQRLGKPGCAPAEQASLQMANNNFLSTLAPEHCRPLAGECMNKLKCGAAEAEIMNLPERVGTFSAIPALGGISLPPGVIVMTALHSPAAASAAVTDSAFQIANLADCPQSHSSSSSSSSSLGAAGGGGGGGGGGGGGGGGGGGGGGGGGAGNPAKKKRKRCGVCVPCKRLINCGVCSSCRNRKTGHQICKFRKCEELKKKPGTSLERTPVPSAEAFRWFF from the exons ATGACCTG ttgcGACGGTTCCCGgggaggacgacgacgacgaggacGATGCAAAAGAAGAGGCTGCCTGAGAAGACTTCGCCGTGTGCCGAGATGCCCCCCCAAGAGGATTAGAGGGCAGCgcttcccccccttccctccccctgacCCCCCGGGCTACCCAGCACCCGGCCCGGCCCCCCCGACGGCTCCCGTGGCCCTCCTCCCCGCCCTGCCCTTCCCTCCCCTGGCCCTCCCCGgcccccccttcctctcctcgccccctcccccctcctccacctcctcgtcctcctccttccCGCCCACCCTGTTGCCCCAAGCCCACCCgcacccccaccctcacccccacccccaccaccccctgGGCACCATGAACACCAACGTGTGCGTGGAGACGGGGCCCACCGCCGAGGCGCCGGGCCTGCCCAAGGAGAACCACCTGCCCGACGGCGCCCTCAACAGCCTTGTGGATTACAACTCGGAGATGGAGAGGTACCGCTCCTTCGCCACCTTCTACAAGACCAACGGCGGCGCCTTCCCGCAGGCGGCCAAGATCGCGCGCATCACCACCCCCATCTTccccagcgccgccgccgccgccgccgcgcgcatCGGCATGTCGCCCTGGAACTGCGACACGGCCacggccgccgccgccaccgccatgcTGTGGGGCAGCggcgcgggcggcggcggcgcgggcgTCGGAGGCCCCGCCAACCCGGCGGCGGCCGTGGCCGGCGGCGTGGCGGCCCGcaaagccgccgccgccgctgccgcctcctCCGCGGccgcagcagccgccgccgcagcCGCCGTGGTGTCGTCGTCGGTGTCGTCTGTGTCGTCGTCGTCGCTGCACGCCGCCGGCCGGagcggcgggggcggcggcggggccggaGCCAGCGGCCTGCACCACCGCGGCGACTCCCAGCAGCGCCTAGGCAAGCCGGGCTGCGCGCCGGCCGAGCAGGCCTCGTTGCAAATGGCCAACAACAACTTCCTCTCCACCTTGGCGCCCGAGCACTGCAGACCTTTGGCGGGCGAATGCATGAACAAGCTCAAATGCGGCGCCGCCGAAGCGGAGATAATGAATCTCCCCGAGCGCGTGGGGACTTTTTCCGCTATCCCGGCTTTAGGGGGCATCTCATTACCTCCCGGGGTCATCGTCATGACAGCCCTGCACTCCCCCGCCGCAGCCTCCGCAGCCGTCACAGACAGCGCGTTTCAAATTGCCAATCTGGCAGACTGCCCGCAGAgccattcctcctcctcgtcgtcctcctcctccctgggagccgccggaggaggaggaggcggagggggaggcgggggcgggggaggaggaggaggcgggggaggcggaggcggaggaggggcAGGCAACCCTgccaagaagaagaggaaaaggtgcGGGGTGTGCGTGCCCTGCAAGAGGCTCATCAACTGTGGCGTGTGCAGCAGTTGCAGGAACCGCAAAACGGGACACCAGATCTGCAAATTTAGGAAATGTGAAGAGCTAAAGAAAAAACCTGGCACTTCGCTAGAG
- the CXXC4 gene encoding CXXC-type zinc finger protein 4 isoform X3: MNTNVCVETGPTAEAPGLPKENHLPDGALNSLVDYNSEMERYRSFATFYKTNGGAFPQAAKIARITTPIFPSAAAAAAARIGMSPWNCDTATAAAATAMLWGSGAGGGGAGVGGPANPAAAVAGGVAARKAAAAAAASSAAAAAAAAAAVVSSSVSSVSSSSLHAAGRSGGGGGGAGASGLHHRGDSQQRLGKPGCAPAEQASLQMANNNFLSTLAPEHCRPLAGECMNKLKCGAAEAEIMNLPERVGTFSAIPALGGISLPPGVIVMTALHSPAAASAAVTDSAFQIANLADCPQSHSSSSSSSSSLGAAGGGGGGGGGGGGGGGGGGGGGGGGGAGNPAKKKRKRCGVCVPCKRLINCGVCSSCRNRKTGHQICKFRKCEELKKKPGTSLEVRGDDFFLPSLPPSLVNPLPPPLQCFLSSFKMQHPFSEASFRL; the protein is encoded by the coding sequence ATGAACACCAACGTGTGCGTGGAGACGGGGCCCACCGCCGAGGCGCCGGGCCTGCCCAAGGAGAACCACCTGCCCGACGGCGCCCTCAACAGCCTTGTGGATTACAACTCGGAGATGGAGAGGTACCGCTCCTTCGCCACCTTCTACAAGACCAACGGCGGCGCCTTCCCGCAGGCGGCCAAGATCGCGCGCATCACCACCCCCATCTTccccagcgccgccgccgccgccgccgcgcgcatCGGCATGTCGCCCTGGAACTGCGACACGGCCacggccgccgccgccaccgccatgcTGTGGGGCAGCggcgcgggcggcggcggcgcgggcgTCGGAGGCCCCGCCAACCCGGCGGCGGCCGTGGCCGGCGGCGTGGCGGCCCGcaaagccgccgccgccgctgccgcctcctCCGCGGccgcagcagccgccgccgcagcCGCCGTGGTGTCGTCGTCGGTGTCGTCTGTGTCGTCGTCGTCGCTGCACGCCGCCGGCCGGagcggcgggggcggcggcggggccggaGCCAGCGGCCTGCACCACCGCGGCGACTCCCAGCAGCGCCTAGGCAAGCCGGGCTGCGCGCCGGCCGAGCAGGCCTCGTTGCAAATGGCCAACAACAACTTCCTCTCCACCTTGGCGCCCGAGCACTGCAGACCTTTGGCGGGCGAATGCATGAACAAGCTCAAATGCGGCGCCGCCGAAGCGGAGATAATGAATCTCCCCGAGCGCGTGGGGACTTTTTCCGCTATCCCGGCTTTAGGGGGCATCTCATTACCTCCCGGGGTCATCGTCATGACAGCCCTGCACTCCCCCGCCGCAGCCTCCGCAGCCGTCACAGACAGCGCGTTTCAAATTGCCAATCTGGCAGACTGCCCGCAGAgccattcctcctcctcgtcgtcctcctcctccctgggagccgccggaggaggaggaggcggagggggaggcgggggcgggggaggaggaggaggcgggggaggcggaggcggaggaggggcAGGCAACCCTgccaagaagaagaggaaaaggtgcGGGGTGTGCGTGCCCTGCAAGAGGCTCATCAACTGTGGCGTGTGCAGCAGTTGCAGGAACCGCAAAACGGGACACCAGATCTGCAAATTTAGGAAATGTGAAGAGCTAAAGAAAAAACCTGGCACTTCGCTAGAGGTCAGAGGCGATGATTTCTTTCTTCCCAGCCTGCCGCCGTCCCTCGTGAACCCCCTTCCCCCGCCGCTCCAGTGCTTCTTGTCTAGTTTCAAGATGCAGCACCCCTTCTCTGAAGCCTCCTTCAGGTtgtga
- the CXXC4 gene encoding CXXC-type zinc finger protein 4 isoform X1: MTCCDGSRGGRRRRGRCKRRGCLRRLRRVPRCPPKRIRGQRFPPFPPPDPPGYPAPGPAPPTAPVALLPALPFPPLALPGPPFLSSPPPPSSTSSSSSFPPTLLPQAHPHPHPHPHPHHPLGTMNTNVCVETGPTAEAPGLPKENHLPDGALNSLVDYNSEMERYRSFATFYKTNGGAFPQAAKIARITTPIFPSAAAAAAARIGMSPWNCDTATAAAATAMLWGSGAGGGGAGVGGPANPAAAVAGGVAARKAAAAAAASSAAAAAAAAAAVVSSSVSSVSSSSLHAAGRSGGGGGGAGASGLHHRGDSQQRLGKPGCAPAEQASLQMANNNFLSTLAPEHCRPLAGECMNKLKCGAAEAEIMNLPERVGTFSAIPALGGISLPPGVIVMTALHSPAAASAAVTDSAFQIANLADCPQSHSSSSSSSSSLGAAGGGGGGGGGGGGGGGGGGGGGGGGGAGNPAKKKRKRCGVCVPCKRLINCGVCSSCRNRKTGHQICKFRKCEELKKKPGTSLEVRGDDFFLPSLPPSLVNPLPPPLQCFLSSFKMQHPFSEASFRL, translated from the exons ATGACCTG ttgcGACGGTTCCCGgggaggacgacgacgacgaggacGATGCAAAAGAAGAGGCTGCCTGAGAAGACTTCGCCGTGTGCCGAGATGCCCCCCCAAGAGGATTAGAGGGCAGCgcttcccccccttccctccccctgacCCCCCGGGCTACCCAGCACCCGGCCCGGCCCCCCCGACGGCTCCCGTGGCCCTCCTCCCCGCCCTGCCCTTCCCTCCCCTGGCCCTCCCCGgcccccccttcctctcctcgccccctcccccctcctccacctcctcgtcctcctccttccCGCCCACCCTGTTGCCCCAAGCCCACCCgcacccccaccctcacccccacccccaccaccccctgGGCACCATGAACACCAACGTGTGCGTGGAGACGGGGCCCACCGCCGAGGCGCCGGGCCTGCCCAAGGAGAACCACCTGCCCGACGGCGCCCTCAACAGCCTTGTGGATTACAACTCGGAGATGGAGAGGTACCGCTCCTTCGCCACCTTCTACAAGACCAACGGCGGCGCCTTCCCGCAGGCGGCCAAGATCGCGCGCATCACCACCCCCATCTTccccagcgccgccgccgccgccgccgcgcgcatCGGCATGTCGCCCTGGAACTGCGACACGGCCacggccgccgccgccaccgccatgcTGTGGGGCAGCggcgcgggcggcggcggcgcgggcgTCGGAGGCCCCGCCAACCCGGCGGCGGCCGTGGCCGGCGGCGTGGCGGCCCGcaaagccgccgccgccgctgccgcctcctCCGCGGccgcagcagccgccgccgcagcCGCCGTGGTGTCGTCGTCGGTGTCGTCTGTGTCGTCGTCGTCGCTGCACGCCGCCGGCCGGagcggcgggggcggcggcggggccggaGCCAGCGGCCTGCACCACCGCGGCGACTCCCAGCAGCGCCTAGGCAAGCCGGGCTGCGCGCCGGCCGAGCAGGCCTCGTTGCAAATGGCCAACAACAACTTCCTCTCCACCTTGGCGCCCGAGCACTGCAGACCTTTGGCGGGCGAATGCATGAACAAGCTCAAATGCGGCGCCGCCGAAGCGGAGATAATGAATCTCCCCGAGCGCGTGGGGACTTTTTCCGCTATCCCGGCTTTAGGGGGCATCTCATTACCTCCCGGGGTCATCGTCATGACAGCCCTGCACTCCCCCGCCGCAGCCTCCGCAGCCGTCACAGACAGCGCGTTTCAAATTGCCAATCTGGCAGACTGCCCGCAGAgccattcctcctcctcgtcgtcctcctcctccctgggagccgccggaggaggaggaggcggagggggaggcgggggcgggggaggaggaggaggcgggggaggcggaggcggaggaggggcAGGCAACCCTgccaagaagaagaggaaaaggtgcGGGGTGTGCGTGCCCTGCAAGAGGCTCATCAACTGTGGCGTGTGCAGCAGTTGCAGGAACCGCAAAACGGGACACCAGATCTGCAAATTTAGGAAATGTGAAGAGCTAAAGAAAAAACCTGGCACTTCGCTAGAGGTCAGAGGCGATGATTTCTTTCTTCCCAGCCTGCCGCCGTCCCTCGTGAACCCCCTTCCCCCGCCGCTCCAGTGCTTCTTGTCTAGTTTCAAGATGCAGCACCCCTTCTCTGAAGCCTCCTTCAGGTtgtga